One Nicotiana tomentosiformis chromosome 4, ASM39032v3, whole genome shotgun sequence genomic window carries:
- the LOC104101373 gene encoding uncharacterized protein — MAIKDMYDGAKTRVRTVGGDFEHFLVVMGLHQGSSLSPFLFALVMDALTHHIQGDVPWCMVVADDIILIDESRAGVNERLEVWRQALESKGFKLSWTKTEYLECKFSAEPGKVGVDVRLVSQVTPSRGSFKYLGSVIEGGGEIDEDVTHRIGVRWRKWRLASGVLCDKRVPPILKVTNQRSDLVTINFGERPKSDFVPKAKNKAVLQFLSVQGTTIQAHGTTCWKSYTFLTKKVNLTRNIFLYCLISIAPMSSLTILLHPSPFLFTNPSNSKTTIFTLPNRPRILIPQSATFSASPNPPLWTISETVKAVNGRIIRWGPPGTICTDTRTLEPGQWFLPLVGQNFDAHNFITPELATKGCVGVIGNWVCEGWNNGFVKVEGDTLSSLKSLGFYARNRFSGCLIGLTGSVGKTTTKTMIALALESVGTVYYSPGNWNNEIGVALSVIGMPRDVGFGVLEMGMSREGEILELSRMCRPNVRVILNVNAAHLENFANLEEVSMAKGEILREAMPGDVCVLNGDDPLVMSLPVSVGVKKVIFGRKLGCDVRLVSSQIKDGGRSIQVVLEAFNEMVKFVISSPGLHLAINACAAAAVASALGVPLALASKSLSRFRPVHRRSELEVAENGITIINDVYNASPASTQAAIDLLRNIDCKGKRVAILGDMLELGPMEINFHELMLQSCCDAHFDVIALVGTRFIRAAESIDCAREIKVVCTTDARQMASNITNYLNSGDFILVKGSRQIGMEVIVDAIKSIHFDSPLCHSVMSKYD; from the exons atggcgattaaggacatgtatgatggggctaagactcgggttaggacagtaggaggcgactttGAGCATTTTctggttgtaatggggttacaccaaggttcttcgctcagtccgttcttattcgccttggtgatggacgcgttaacacaccatattcaaggggatgtgccatggtgcatggtAGTCGCCGATGACAtaattctgattgatgagtcgcgagccggtgttaacgagaggttggaggtttggagacaggctcttgagtctaagggtttcaagctgagctgGACGAAGacagaatacctggagtgtaagttcagcgctgagccagggaaagtgggcgtggatgtgaggcttgttTCTCAGGTCaccccgagtagaggcagcttcaagtaccttggttcggttatcgaggggggaggggagatcgacgaggatgtcacacaccgtattggggtaagATGGaggaagtggaggttagcatctggagtcctgtgtgacaagagagtgccaccgatactcaaag TTACAAATCAAAGATCAGATTTGGTGACTATAAATTTCGGTGAAAGACCGAAGTCTGATTTTGTCCCAAAAGCCAAAAACAAAGCAGTCCTACAATTTTTGTCAGTTCAAGGTACAACAATACAAGCACATGGTACAACATGTTGGAAAAGTTATACTTTTCTGACAAAGAAAGTCAATTTGACAAGAAACATTTTTCTCTACTGCCTCATTTCCATTGCTCCAATGAGTTCACTGACCATTTTACTTCATCCTTCTCCATTTTTATTTACCAATCCATCAAACTCAAAGACCACCATTTTCACTTTACCCAACAGACCAAGAATTTTGATTCCTCAAAGTGCTACATTTTCTGCTTCACCAAATCCCCCTCTTTGGACGATTTCAGAGACAGTCAAGGCTGTTAATGGCAGAATCATTAGGTGGGGTCCACCTGGAACAATCTGTACGGACACCAGAACACTTGAACCAGGACAATGGTTCCTCCCACTTGTTGGCCAAAACTTTGATGCCCACAATTTCATTACCCCTGAATTAGCCACTAAAGGCTGTGTTGGAGTAATTGGGAACTGGGTTTGTGAGGGTTGGAACAATGGGTTTGTAAAAGTGGAGGGTGATACTCTAAGTTCTTTAAAAAGTTTGGGTTTTTATGCAAGAAACAGGTTTAGTGGCTGTTTAATTGGGTTAACAGGAAGTGTGGGAAAGACCACTACAAAGACTATGATAGCATTGGCTTTGGAGAGTGTTGGAACTGTTTACTATAGTCCAGGGAACTGGAACAATGAGATTGGGGTCGCGTTATCGGTTATAGGGATGCCAAGGGATGTGGGGTTTGGCGTTTTGGAGATGGGGATGAGCAGGGAAGGTGAGATCTTGGAACTGTCTAGGATGTGTAGGCCAAATGTAAGGGTGATTCTGAATGTGAATGCTGCACATTTGGAGAATTTCGCCAACTTGGAGGAGGTTTCCATGGCGAAAGGGGAGATTTTAAGAGAAGCAATGCCGGGGGATGTGTGTGTATTGAATGGTGATGATCCTCTTGTCATGAGCCTCCCAGTTTCGGTTGGAGTTAAGAAG GTGATATTTGGTCGAAAGTTAGGTTGTGATGTTCGTTTAGTTTCTTCACAAATCAAAGATGGAGGTCGCAGTATACAAGTTGTTTTAGAGGCGTTCAACGAGAT GGTTAAATTCGTTATCTCCAGTCCTGGCCTACATCTGGCCATAAATGCATGTGCAGCTGCTGCTGTGGCTAGTGCTCTTGGTGTTCCTCTTGCTCTAGCTTCAAAATCCTTGTCCAGATTTAGACCTGTTCACAGGAGATCAGAGCTCGAAGTAGCTGAAAATGGGATTACAATAATAAATGATGTTTACAATGCAAGTCCAGCTAGTACTCAAGCTGCCATTGACTTGTTAAGAAACATCGATTGCAAAGGTAAACGAGTTGCTATACTTGGAGACATGCTTGAGCTTGGTCCAATGGAAATCAACTTCCATGAGTTGATGCTACAGAGTTGCTGCGATGCGCACTTTGATGTAATTGCACTTGTTGGAACAAGGTTTATACGTGCAGCTGAGAGTATTGACTGTGCTCGGGAGATAAAAGTGGTATGCACCACTGATGCTCGCCAGATGGCTTCTAACATTACCAATTATTTAAATAGTGGTGATTTCATCCTTGTCAAAGGAAGTCGTCAAATAGGAATGGAGGTGATTGTCGACGCAATCAAGTCTATCCACTTTGATAGCCCACTTTGCCATTCAGTAATGAGCAAATATGATTGA